In Haloterrigena turkmenica DSM 5511, a single genomic region encodes these proteins:
- a CDS encoding dipeptide ABC transporter ATP-binding protein — translation MSAPLEVDDLHVRFRSRAGSEPVRAVNGASFRIESGEIVGLVGESGCGKSVTARSIVRLEEPGEIVDGSVRFDGRELTTADDRTLRRLRARELATVFQDPSTSLNPVYTVGEQIAEALRVRNEPDRQPLLRELARGASSRLRSRALRSEVLDLMETVGIPRPAERIDDYPHQFSGGMRQRAMLAIALARRPSVLIADEPTTALDTTTQAAILERLAAINEKRGMSVLLISHDLDVVSELCDRLVVMYDGTVVERGPVDDLRSNPAHPYTKALLGCLPRRSRPGARLPTIGGSPSDGSCPQNGCAFADRCSFARDDCDSTPQPTVSVGEDHTVACGVPDAREATIEGTPANAAAESTPEATETATSAETALAVDGGTDARTGGRVRQGDDPTTGEPIVELEAVEKSFRGSDALLDRLLGTDERVPAVDGVSLALRPGETVGLVGESGCGKSTLARVIAGLEEPTDGTVKLQGTAVGGVDARTDDQRAEIGVVFQHPGTSLDPKRTVEESIAEPLVEAGWTAARRADRVDELLSLVGLPLEYADRFPRQLSGGQRQRVAIARALALEPSVLVLDEPTAALDVSTQATILNLLADLRDELGLACLFVSHDVDVVRHVADRVAVMYLGRLVEVGQTERTLSNPTHPYTATLLASLPGDRGDPVPTAVEDRDALAGDPPSPTDPPAGCAFHPRCPVATEECRRREPPLESVGDGASGPRSRCLYAPEWIEAGEDPPSDVDAPALGADDE, via the coding sequence ATGAGCGCACCGCTCGAGGTCGACGACTTACACGTTCGGTTCCGCTCCCGGGCGGGATCGGAGCCCGTCCGCGCGGTCAACGGCGCGTCGTTCCGGATCGAATCCGGCGAGATCGTCGGCCTCGTCGGTGAGAGCGGCTGCGGCAAGTCGGTCACCGCGAGGTCGATCGTTCGGCTCGAGGAGCCGGGCGAGATCGTCGACGGGAGCGTCCGGTTCGACGGCCGGGAGCTGACGACCGCCGACGACCGGACGCTGCGGCGGCTCCGCGCTCGGGAGCTCGCGACGGTCTTTCAGGACCCCTCGACGTCGCTCAACCCGGTCTACACCGTCGGCGAACAGATCGCCGAGGCGCTTCGCGTACGCAACGAACCGGACCGGCAGCCGCTTCTCAGAGAACTAGCGCGCGGCGCGAGTTCGCGGCTCCGTTCGCGAGCGCTGCGATCGGAAGTCCTCGATCTGATGGAGACGGTCGGTATCCCCCGGCCGGCGGAGCGAATCGACGACTACCCACACCAGTTCAGCGGCGGGATGCGCCAGCGGGCGATGCTCGCGATCGCGCTCGCTCGCCGTCCCTCGGTGCTGATCGCCGACGAACCCACGACGGCGCTGGACACGACGACGCAGGCGGCGATCCTCGAGCGGCTCGCGGCGATCAACGAGAAGCGGGGAATGAGCGTGCTGCTGATCAGCCACGATCTAGACGTCGTCTCGGAGCTGTGCGACCGTCTCGTCGTCATGTACGACGGGACCGTCGTCGAACGAGGGCCAGTCGACGACCTGCGATCGAACCCGGCCCACCCCTACACGAAGGCGCTGCTGGGCTGTCTCCCCCGTCGCTCGAGGCCGGGAGCGCGACTGCCGACGATCGGTGGTTCACCGTCGGACGGCTCCTGCCCGCAGAACGGCTGCGCCTTCGCCGATCGCTGTTCGTTCGCGCGGGACGACTGCGATTCGACCCCGCAGCCGACCGTTTCGGTGGGTGAGGACCACACGGTCGCCTGCGGCGTTCCGGACGCCCGCGAGGCGACGATCGAGGGGACGCCTGCGAACGCGGCGGCGGAGTCGACGCCGGAGGCGACGGAGACGGCGACGAGCGCCGAAACGGCGCTGGCCGTCGACGGCGGCACGGACGCACGGACGGGCGGGCGCGTTCGGCAGGGTGACGATCCGACGACCGGGGAACCGATCGTCGAACTCGAGGCCGTCGAGAAGTCGTTCCGAGGGTCTGACGCGCTGCTCGATCGACTTCTCGGGACCGACGAGCGCGTGCCGGCCGTCGACGGCGTCTCGCTCGCGTTGCGGCCGGGGGAGACCGTCGGCCTCGTCGGCGAGAGCGGCTGCGGCAAGTCGACGCTCGCGCGAGTGATCGCGGGCCTCGAGGAACCGACCGACGGTACAGTCAAGCTTCAGGGGACCGCCGTCGGCGGCGTCGACGCGCGGACGGACGACCAGCGCGCCGAGATCGGCGTCGTTTTCCAGCACCCGGGCACGAGCCTCGATCCGAAGCGGACGGTCGAGGAGTCGATCGCCGAACCGCTGGTCGAAGCCGGCTGGACGGCCGCCCGGCGGGCTGACCGCGTCGACGAACTCCTCTCGCTCGTCGGGCTCCCGCTCGAGTACGCCGATCGGTTCCCGCGTCAGCTGTCGGGCGGCCAGCGCCAGCGGGTCGCGATCGCCCGCGCGCTCGCGCTGGAGCCGTCCGTGCTCGTCCTCGACGAACCGACGGCGGCGCTCGACGTCTCGACGCAGGCGACGATCCTCAACCTGCTGGCCGATCTCCGGGACGAGCTCGGACTCGCGTGCCTGTTCGTCTCCCACGACGTAGACGTCGTTCGCCACGTCGCGGACCGCGTCGCAGTGATGTACCTCGGTCGCCTCGTCGAGGTCGGTCAGACCGAGCGGACGCTCTCGAACCCGACGCACCCGTACACGGCGACGTTGCTGGCGTCGCTTCCGGGCGACCGGGGCGACCCGGTGCCGACGGCGGTCGAGGATCGCGACGCGCTCGCGGGCGACCCGCCGAGCCCGACCGATCCGCCCGCCGGCTGTGCGTTCCATCCCCGCTGTCCCGTCGCCACCGAGGAGTGCCGTCGCCGCGAGCCGCCCCTCGAGTCCGTCGGCGACGGAGCATCCGGGCCGCGCTCCCGGTGTCTGTACGCGCCGGAGTGGATCGAAGCGGGCGAAGATCCGCCGTCCGACGTCGATGCGCCCGCTCTCGGGGCCGACGACGAATAG
- the nikC gene encoding nickel transporter permease, with protein MSDRETRRRRPTRRLRALLERGRRLVRRRFGRRYRSNGNIRLGGAVVCLLAIVAIAGPALSPYDPTAQALERRLAGPSLAHPLGTDALGRDVATRLVYGARISLALAVGATLVRLVVGTAIGLLAATGSRLVDAALMRLVDVQLAFPGLVLALVIAGTLGPSMRNVVIALSAVGWATYARVVRSSVLAVKDRPFVESARLCGTPRRRIVTRHLLPNVASPVLVLATLNLGTVVLAAAGLSFLGLGAQPPTAEWGTMIADGRNYLRSAPWLITAPGIAIAVTVIGFNVLGDGLRDVLDPDHVNDADRRRT; from the coding sequence ATGAGCGACCGCGAGACGCGGCGCCGCCGACCGACGCGCCGGCTGCGAGCGCTCCTCGAGCGGGGGCGACGCCTCGTTCGGCGCCGGTTCGGCCGACGGTATCGATCGAACGGCAACATCCGGCTCGGCGGCGCCGTCGTGTGTCTCCTCGCGATCGTCGCGATCGCCGGCCCGGCGCTGTCGCCCTACGATCCGACGGCCCAGGCGCTCGAACGCCGCCTCGCGGGGCCGTCGCTCGCCCACCCGCTGGGCACCGACGCGCTCGGGCGCGACGTCGCGACGCGGCTGGTTTACGGCGCCCGAATCTCGCTCGCGCTGGCGGTCGGCGCGACGCTCGTTCGCCTCGTCGTCGGGACGGCGATCGGCCTGCTCGCGGCGACCGGGAGCCGACTGGTCGACGCCGCGTTGATGCGGCTGGTCGACGTCCAGCTCGCCTTCCCGGGGCTCGTCCTGGCGCTCGTGATCGCCGGGACGCTCGGCCCGAGCATGCGCAACGTCGTGATCGCGCTCTCGGCCGTCGGCTGGGCCACGTACGCACGCGTCGTGCGCAGCAGCGTCCTCGCGGTCAAGGACCGGCCGTTCGTCGAATCGGCGCGGCTCTGCGGAACGCCCCGGCGACGGATCGTCACGCGGCATCTGCTCCCGAACGTCGCGAGCCCGGTGCTCGTCCTCGCGACGCTCAACCTCGGAACCGTCGTGCTCGCGGCGGCGGGCCTGTCCTTCCTCGGGCTGGGCGCACAGCCCCCGACAGCGGAGTGGGGCACGATGATCGCCGACGGCCGCAACTACCTCCGGTCGGCGCCGTGGCTCATCACTGCCCCCGGTATCGCGATCGCGGTGACCGTTATCGGCTTCAACGTGCTGGGCGACGGGCTACGAGACGTACTGGATCCTGATCACGTGAACGACGCGGATCGGAGGCGGACCTGA
- the nikB gene encoding nickel ABC transporter permease encodes MLRAFLARLGSLAAVMATVSFVTFGFVSLTPGDPAYTILREQRQSPPSEREVAAFRAEHGFDEPFVVRYLSWLGDAVRGDLGTSYYQSEPVTSLLVEHLPNTLELALAATAVALAVAVPLGVVSAVHRGTWIDRTGQIAALVGVSMPNFWLGYLLILVCSLRLGVTPVSGVGTLSHLVLPAITLGTGMAAIITRLVRTSMLEVLEAEYVTAARSKGVRERLVVYKHALRNALVPVVTIVGLQFGFVLNGAVVVEVVFQRPGLGTLLVDAIFARDYPIVQGVVLVTAFAFVVTNQLVDLAYVALDPRIERGSGGDHR; translated from the coding sequence ATGCTACGAGCCTTCCTCGCCCGACTCGGATCGCTCGCGGCGGTCATGGCGACCGTCTCGTTCGTCACGTTCGGCTTCGTCTCCCTCACGCCCGGCGATCCGGCGTACACGATCCTCCGAGAGCAGCGACAGAGCCCACCGTCGGAGCGCGAGGTCGCGGCTTTCCGCGCCGAACACGGGTTCGACGAGCCGTTCGTCGTCCGCTACCTCTCCTGGCTCGGCGACGCGGTTCGGGGCGACCTCGGGACGTCGTACTACCAGTCGGAACCCGTCACGTCGCTGTTGGTCGAACACCTGCCGAACACGCTCGAACTCGCGCTGGCGGCGACGGCCGTCGCACTGGCGGTGGCCGTCCCGCTGGGCGTCGTCAGCGCCGTCCACCGCGGGACGTGGATCGACCGGACCGGTCAGATCGCCGCGCTGGTCGGCGTCTCGATGCCGAACTTCTGGCTGGGCTATCTGCTGATCCTCGTCTGTTCGCTCCGGCTCGGAGTGACGCCCGTCTCCGGGGTCGGCACGCTCTCCCACCTCGTGCTTCCCGCGATCACGCTCGGCACCGGGATGGCCGCGATCATCACTCGCCTCGTTCGCACGTCGATGCTCGAGGTCCTCGAGGCCGAGTACGTGACGGCCGCTCGTTCGAAGGGCGTCCGCGAACGGCTCGTCGTCTACAAGCACGCGCTGCGAAACGCGCTCGTTCCCGTCGTGACGATCGTCGGCCTCCAGTTCGGCTTCGTCCTCAACGGCGCCGTCGTCGTCGAAGTCGTCTTTCAACGACCGGGACTGGGAACGCTACTCGTCGACGCCATCTTCGCGCGCGACTATCCGATCGTGCAGGGAGTCGTCCTCGTGACGGCGTTCGCCTTCGTCGTGACGAACCAACTGGTCGATCTCGCGTACGTGGCGCTCGACCCGCGGATCGAACGCGGCAGCGGCGGTGATCACCGATGA
- a CDS encoding HD domain-containing protein — translation MTTIKDSVHDHIRIDGVAEALLDTPELQRLRRIRQLGTVSLVYPSANHTRFEHSLGVYHLACEALEHLNVDGRQADRVHAAAVLHDIGHGPFSHNLEPLTHRRTGRYHDDVHDLLTDGEIGSVLRDHDLAPDKIADLIAGEGRFGQLVSGELDVDRMDYLVRDAHHTGVPYGTIDHGRLVRELTFTDGELVLDEGNVQTAESLLVARALMNPSVYSHSVARISKAMLRRAAERLLDAPETDVDAATLQRMDDHDLIAALRSCSATETFSRRLDRRDLYKRAVWAEIDDVPGGIIETDHEAVREFEREIADDAAVDPECVIVDVQSRPSMTESTSRVVVNGDIRRLGQQSPLVEALRAAQYSQWRLGVYSPSEMRERVGRAAVDVLGLDIEGALVSEVRNGRDATLDQFVDD, via the coding sequence GTGACGACGATAAAGGACAGCGTCCACGACCACATCCGGATCGACGGCGTGGCCGAGGCCCTCCTCGATACGCCCGAACTCCAGCGGCTCCGCCGGATCCGCCAGCTCGGGACCGTCTCGCTGGTCTATCCCTCCGCGAATCACACGCGCTTCGAGCACAGTCTGGGGGTCTACCACCTCGCCTGCGAGGCGCTGGAGCACTTGAACGTCGACGGGCGACAGGCCGATCGCGTCCACGCCGCCGCGGTCCTCCACGACATCGGCCACGGCCCCTTCAGTCACAACCTAGAGCCGCTGACTCACCGGCGCACGGGCCGGTACCACGACGACGTTCACGATCTGCTGACCGACGGCGAGATCGGCTCGGTGCTTCGCGACCACGACCTGGCACCCGACAAGATCGCGGATCTGATCGCGGGCGAGGGGCGATTCGGCCAACTGGTCTCGGGCGAACTCGACGTCGACCGGATGGACTACCTGGTGCGGGACGCCCATCACACGGGCGTCCCCTACGGAACGATCGACCACGGTCGCCTCGTCCGCGAACTGACGTTCACGGACGGCGAACTCGTCTTGGACGAGGGGAACGTCCAGACCGCCGAGAGCCTGCTGGTCGCGCGAGCGCTGATGAACCCGTCCGTCTACAGCCACAGCGTCGCCCGGATCAGCAAGGCGATGCTCCGGCGGGCCGCCGAGCGCCTGCTCGACGCCCCCGAGACGGACGTCGACGCGGCGACGCTCCAGCGGATGGACGATCACGACCTGATCGCCGCCCTGCGCTCGTGTTCGGCAACGGAGACGTTCTCGCGCCGGCTGGACCGGCGGGACCTGTATAAGCGGGCAGTGTGGGCCGAGATCGACGACGTACCGGGCGGCATCATCGAGACCGACCACGAGGCGGTCCGCGAGTTCGAGCGGGAGATCGCCGACGACGCGGCGGTCGATCCCGAGTGCGTCATCGTCGACGTCCAGAGCCGCCCGTCGATGACGGAGTCGACCTCGAGGGTGGTCGTCAACGGCGACATCCGTCGGCTGGGTCAGCAGTCGCCGCTGGTCGAGGCGCTGCGCGCGGCCCAGTACTCCCAGTGGCGACTCGGCGTCTACTCGCCCTCCGAGATGCGCGAGCGAGTCGGCCGAGCGGCCGTCGACGTCCTCGGCCTCGACATCGAGGGCGCGCTGGTCAGCGAGGTCCGGAACGGGCGCGACGCGACGCTGGATCAGTTCGTCGACGACTGA